The following are encoded in a window of Psychrobacter sp. P11F6 genomic DNA:
- a CDS encoding DUF2931 family protein gives MRDDRVVEWGAHVSEADYTLYKQDNLTNSVSLQKSDKIRSYSTSFYLADGTWLRSLHGSGDFWGYGSAPLGGNEFEQPLPDKVQVTYLDKVANQYYQGEHLLPTAKIYALMTSTNRKQIDSNPGSDSADKNYYAIELGFAPKGWVIVFVTGWSGRKEITSFQATPIEPDSATIEGEKISSGDDYLLIDYEYYLKNKDISKNDNLAAFKNKSPKGYEQWQSGEWTISSEWYKQMQTKYPWNLSITIDGQEWNGEYYAEFANTERFAVLDDQFDKYSKALKAVPTKIITWVDNKGTGERIEVEVHLFPRPQWAAQGIGKASYRPYYQDPNLNYFFKYFDSLYPKRSLATNEQPANANDFATLKLDFDKDLVLESAYLQKGNQEISIEGAYQFSRTPIDPTQGQYVAKTGYPQFITAPKIKNLSDPAFVNIN, from the coding sequence ATGAGAGACGATAGAGTGGTCGAATGGGGGGCTCATGTCTCAGAAGCAGACTATACCCTATACAAACAAGACAATCTTACCAATAGCGTGAGTTTGCAGAAGTCAGATAAAATACGCAGTTATAGTACCAGCTTTTATCTAGCTGACGGCACTTGGTTACGCTCACTACACGGTAGTGGGGATTTTTGGGGCTATGGCAGCGCACCGCTAGGGGGCAATGAGTTCGAGCAGCCATTGCCAGATAAGGTACAAGTTACCTACTTGGATAAGGTAGCCAACCAATATTATCAAGGTGAGCACCTGCTACCCACTGCTAAAATATATGCACTGATGACTAGCACCAATAGAAAGCAGATCGACAGTAATCCAGGATCTGATAGTGCTGATAAAAACTATTATGCCATAGAACTTGGATTTGCTCCCAAGGGCTGGGTAATTGTTTTTGTCACTGGTTGGTCTGGCCGTAAAGAAATTACCTCATTTCAAGCCACGCCTATCGAGCCTGACTCAGCAACCATTGAAGGCGAGAAGATATCTAGCGGTGACGACTACCTTCTTATCGATTACGAATACTACCTAAAAAATAAAGACATTAGCAAAAATGATAACCTTGCTGCTTTCAAGAATAAAAGCCCAAAAGGTTATGAGCAATGGCAATCAGGGGAATGGACGATCTCATCAGAGTGGTACAAGCAGATGCAGACCAAGTATCCTTGGAATCTGTCTATAACCATTGATGGACAAGAGTGGAACGGGGAGTACTACGCTGAATTTGCCAACACCGAAAGGTTTGCGGTACTGGATGACCAATTTGATAAATATAGTAAAGCGCTCAAAGCAGTACCAACTAAGATTATAACTTGGGTAGACAATAAAGGCACTGGTGAGCGCATCGAAGTTGAAGTACATCTATTTCCTAGACCACAGTGGGCAGCTCAAGGTATTGGCAAAGCCTCCTATAGACCTTACTATCAAGATCCAAATTTAAACTATTTTTTCAAATATTTTGATAGTCTGTATCCTAAGCGTTCGCTCGCTACTAACGAGCAACCTGCTAATGCAAATGATTTTGCAACGCTCAAGCTAGATTTTGATAAAGATTTAGTGTTAGAAAGCGCTTATTTACAAAAAGGTAATCAGGAAATATCGATTGAAGGTGCGTATCAGTTCTCACGTACACCAATAGATCCTACACAAGGGCAGTATGTCGCCAAAACTGGTTATCCACAATTTATCACTGCCCCTAAAATAAAAAATTTAAGTGATCCTGCTTTTGTGAATATAAACTAA
- a CDS encoding T6SS phospholipase effector Tle1-like catalytic domain-containing protein encodes MTSAKSNKRKGSFVPVVQDGKTVNLFFDGTKNNLYNTDTYKGFSAKQKKEHNEDETSYSNAYSNVTHLFLNRSKNGSQFWIYMEGIGTVQGDEDDELLGFAFGDGDTGVVERAKEAFGKIEGKVGRKPTILYINVFGFSRGAATARHFIHLAKSNPKLFKKWNLSASQIRFKFVGLFDTVSSYQYVSLRSGLISGLIPVGQAVNHNFDNDVSELKLDFRNLDANDKKITKVFHIIAADEYRENFSVTNIRSAINGGFGYEVIMNGAHADVGGAYPDSTKGKKYDIEEGDETLKTWLITKEFYKADQIKLIKRTIGSNYYKAERTNAVYYDIHKVSLNMTARMAATYGSMSFMPELITYYSSLRPGIRQSMGKLPDKVIKGVKWGGRLNLSLVEGKTTKGFRNSYIHWSAKYVKGSATADLGFGLRRLKNGEGVPFRKTING; translated from the coding sequence ATGACGAGCGCTAAAAGCAATAAAAGAAAAGGATCCTTTGTACCAGTAGTACAAGATGGTAAGACAGTGAATTTATTCTTTGATGGGACTAAAAATAATTTATATAACACCGATACCTATAAAGGTTTTTCTGCAAAACAGAAAAAAGAGCATAACGAGGACGAGACCAGCTATTCCAATGCTTACTCTAATGTGACTCATTTATTTTTAAACAGAAGTAAAAACGGCTCTCAATTTTGGATCTATATGGAAGGAATTGGTACTGTTCAAGGTGATGAAGATGATGAACTGTTAGGTTTTGCTTTTGGTGATGGTGATACGGGTGTAGTTGAACGTGCTAAAGAAGCATTTGGTAAAATAGAAGGAAAGGTAGGAAGAAAACCCACTATACTCTATATCAATGTTTTTGGCTTTAGCCGTGGAGCTGCAACCGCTCGTCACTTTATTCATTTAGCCAAATCAAACCCTAAGCTTTTCAAAAAGTGGAACTTATCAGCAAGCCAAATTCGCTTTAAATTTGTCGGTTTGTTTGACACCGTTTCGTCCTATCAATATGTCAGTTTACGATCTGGCTTAATAAGCGGATTAATACCTGTCGGACAGGCTGTTAACCATAATTTTGATAATGATGTATCAGAGCTGAAGTTAGACTTTCGAAATTTGGATGCCAATGATAAAAAAATCACTAAAGTCTTTCATATTATAGCTGCCGACGAGTATCGCGAGAACTTTTCAGTCACCAATATTAGATCGGCGATTAATGGTGGCTTTGGCTACGAAGTAATAATGAATGGGGCACATGCCGATGTTGGTGGTGCCTACCCTGATAGTACTAAAGGTAAAAAATATGATATTGAAGAAGGAGATGAGACTCTAAAAACTTGGCTAATAACTAAAGAGTTTTATAAAGCCGATCAAATAAAACTGATCAAGCGAACTATTGGGAGTAATTATTATAAAGCCGAGCGTACCAATGCCGTTTATTACGACATACATAAAGTATCTTTAAACATGACAGCTCGCATGGCAGCAACCTATGGCAGTATGAGCTTTATGCCAGAATTAATCACTTATTATAGTAGTTTGAGACCCGGTATTAGGCAATCGATGGGTAAATTGCCAGATAAAGTAATAAAAGGTGTTAAATGGGGAGGCCGTCTAAATCTAAGTCTAGTCGAGGGTAAGACAACTAAGGGATTTAGAAACAGCTATATACACTGGTCAGCAAAATACGTTAAAGGCTCCGCAACAGCTGATTTAGGTTTTGGTCTAAGACGCTTAAAAAATGGTGAAGGCGTACCTTTTAGAAAAACGATAAATGGTTGA
- a CDS encoding contractile injection system protein, VgrG/Pvc8 family yields MPSKTNRLHNITVHTDNPTINTFYPVAFCGASGINQSDNIDILVFGYNFIESNACLSLINAPICLTTFSADRTASCRTGLIRGIRYQQSDGAMHFYTLEVVSPDWQLAQSIHTRSFINQSTLDIVTLILSDYDLNWQISESLLSSDDESSARLSAPLSMRTQSDVSDYEFVTGLLADIGISTLWVSGNSVDELGTWWLVDGLDTGERLLLHYSYAQSSVQSGQDSVHTLQMRSQQLGSDRVIVRADGLAADTIYEGQAVDESPLAIDDTTVLIGAPSRVHSDDAAAHLAQQWISANHCQRETYQATGAMRGLSVGSPVSVGSPVSINNLPSIGSLSTHCIAVTLIGIEPDNDSVSYHHQVFIKQWLQRTAHYMQHNTTNAIHLTVPDHGFDIARDIGVWVSATLLDAAIPYCPYPSKQSFVSSTYQGLTQARTGDTGLSASPSYDSSVSTDNLQQTITTPVWSGISPHDDGTTPPLRALQLSSGSTHGWQFAPRLGQSVLLNHWYGDIDSPVISRSLYDGIGMGDVDDKDITTRDAGLSNRHNLQGGSSPRWHGGGLGHSQINEDDGHSGWISGIAQYGLTSESEVTMSFDDTPNQIGLQWSVNTGARANAETPTITSSATFAPDEHIVALGTLRHRFSNHQSNDSGQGINVATDHGLQITGDTGVLLSTFDIRHTQTEHESAWVNDAGQQQLKLGAELSETFKEAKQAHLQSTAALSDANQTIEAFKTSAQIIDATLNTEVLGAADVMLVSKDSILAAASNTLWTAKTIVRQSGATQSDVVAGNYTLTANTIDSLSGIGGQADLSGLHISANREPLAIQAQGGELQLHSQQGMTIGSESGQVNVSSPKRIKLQTSAGASITIDDSGIKLVCPGTIKIKAVKKEMVAGAWCHYTPPEELYNEMYVVKDTLGNIIAGFAYRIETSDGKTYRGVTNEKGETIRIGTGNKSVEFELTADTNEEDK; encoded by the coding sequence ATGCCTTCTAAGACCAATCGTCTACATAATATTACCGTTCATACTGATAATCCAACGATAAACACCTTTTACCCTGTTGCGTTTTGCGGTGCAAGCGGCATTAATCAATCTGACAATATTGACATACTAGTGTTTGGTTATAATTTTATCGAATCGAACGCTTGTTTATCATTAATCAATGCTCCGATATGCTTAACCACGTTTTCCGCTGATCGTACCGCTAGCTGTCGTACTGGGCTGATACGCGGCATCCGTTATCAGCAATCTGATGGCGCGATGCACTTTTATACTTTAGAAGTTGTTAGCCCCGATTGGCAGTTGGCACAGTCGATACATACCCGCAGTTTTATCAATCAATCGACGCTCGATATTGTTACCCTCATCCTTAGTGATTACGATTTAAATTGGCAAATATCTGAGTCTCTTTTGTCATCAGATGATGAATCATCCGCACGTTTATCGGCACCTTTATCCATGCGCACCCAGTCGGATGTCAGTGACTATGAATTTGTTACTGGACTGCTCGCTGATATTGGTATATCGACTTTATGGGTATCAGGGAATTCCGTTGATGAGCTTGGCACGTGGTGGTTGGTTGATGGTTTAGACACAGGCGAGCGATTACTACTTCACTACAGCTATGCCCAGTCCTCCGTACAGTCAGGTCAGGATAGTGTCCATACGCTACAAATGAGGTCGCAGCAACTTGGCAGTGATAGGGTAATAGTACGAGCAGATGGGTTAGCGGCTGATACGATTTATGAAGGTCAAGCAGTAGATGAGTCGCCGCTTGCGATAGATGACACGACGGTATTAATTGGTGCGCCGTCTCGCGTGCACAGCGATGATGCCGCCGCTCATCTTGCACAGCAATGGATATCTGCCAATCACTGTCAGCGCGAAACCTATCAAGCGACTGGAGCCATGCGTGGTCTAAGTGTCGGTAGCCCAGTGAGTGTCGGTAGCCCAGTGAGTATCAATAACCTACCCTCTATTGGAAGCTTATCGACGCATTGTATCGCGGTTACCTTAATCGGTATTGAGCCTGACAACGATAGCGTTTCATACCATCATCAAGTATTTATCAAACAGTGGTTACAGCGCACTGCTCATTATATGCAGCACAATACTACAAACGCCATTCATCTGACTGTACCCGATCATGGCTTTGATATCGCCCGCGATATTGGGGTTTGGGTATCAGCGACGTTACTTGACGCTGCTATTCCTTATTGCCCTTACCCTAGCAAACAGTCTTTTGTTAGCAGCACCTATCAAGGGCTGACCCAAGCGCGTACTGGTGACACAGGTTTATCAGCCTCCCCCAGCTATGACTCCAGTGTCAGCACTGATAATCTACAACAAACCATCACCACGCCTGTTTGGTCAGGTATCAGTCCTCACGATGACGGCACTACCCCGCCCCTGCGCGCATTGCAACTGTCATCCGGTAGCACGCATGGTTGGCAGTTTGCGCCAAGGCTTGGGCAGTCGGTTCTGCTTAACCATTGGTACGGTGATATAGACAGTCCTGTGATTAGCAGATCGCTTTATGACGGTATCGGTATGGGCGATGTCGATGACAAAGACATCACCACTCGCGATGCAGGCTTATCGAATAGACACAATTTGCAAGGCGGATCTTCTCCTAGATGGCATGGTGGTGGTTTGGGTCATTCGCAAATTAATGAAGATGATGGACACAGCGGCTGGATATCAGGTATTGCTCAATATGGGCTGACTTCTGAGTCTGAAGTAACCATGAGCTTTGATGATACGCCGAACCAGATAGGACTGCAGTGGTCAGTGAATACTGGGGCACGTGCCAATGCTGAGACACCAACCATCACTTCTAGCGCCACCTTTGCCCCTGATGAGCATATCGTCGCATTGGGCACGTTACGCCATCGCTTTAGCAATCATCAATCAAATGATAGTGGTCAAGGCATCAATGTCGCCACCGATCATGGACTACAGATCACTGGTGATACGGGGGTGCTACTCTCTACCTTTGATATCAGACACACGCAAACCGAGCATGAGTCGGCGTGGGTCAATGATGCAGGACAGCAGCAGCTTAAGTTAGGCGCTGAGCTGAGCGAGACCTTCAAGGAGGCAAAGCAGGCACACTTGCAATCCACGGCAGCACTTAGCGATGCCAACCAAACGATAGAAGCCTTTAAGACCAGTGCACAAATCATCGATGCGACATTAAATACGGAAGTACTTGGCGCAGCCGATGTCATGTTAGTCAGCAAAGACAGTATCTTAGCGGCAGCCAGCAATACGCTATGGACGGCGAAAACAATAGTCAGGCAATCAGGTGCTACCCAGTCGGATGTGGTGGCGGGCAATTATACGCTGACGGCAAATACGATTGACTCGCTCTCTGGGATTGGTGGTCAAGCCGATCTGTCAGGACTGCATATCAGTGCCAATAGAGAGCCACTGGCAATACAGGCACAGGGCGGTGAGTTGCAATTGCACTCTCAGCAAGGTATGACGATTGGTAGTGAGTCAGGACAGGTAAATGTGTCGAGTCCTAAGCGGATCAAGCTGCAAACGTCAGCAGGTGCGTCGATTACGATTGATGATAGCGGGATTAAACTGGTGTGCCCGGGGACGATTAAGATTAAAGCGGTGAAGAAAGAGATGGTTGCGGGAGCATGGTGTCATTACACTCCTCCTGAAGAGCTTTATAATGAGATGTATGTGGTTAAAGATACTTTAGGTAATATCATCGCCGGGTTCGCTTATAGAATTGAAACCTCTGACGGTAAAACCTATCGTGGCGTAACGAATGAAAAAGGTGAAACAATACGGATTGGTACAGGGAATAAGTCGGTTGAATTTGAATTAACCGCCGATACTAATGAAGAGGATAAATAA
- the tssB gene encoding type VI secretion system contractile sheath small subunit, with translation MAKQDSVQKKLAKVRAPRVHLTYDVEVGDAIETKEIPFVVGVLGEFSGDSTLEQPRFKDKKLVEVDLDTFDEVMSGLAPRATFRVSNDLSDKGGEFAVDLAFNSINDFRPEAVADQIEPLKQLVQARDRLADLRNKISANEKLEDLLDDVLKNTEQVKKMAEQNQTDGED, from the coding sequence ATGGCAAAGCAAGACAGTGTACAAAAGAAACTCGCAAAAGTACGTGCGCCTCGGGTGCATCTGACTTATGACGTTGAAGTAGGCGATGCGATCGAAACCAAGGAAATCCCTTTTGTCGTTGGCGTTTTGGGAGAGTTTTCAGGAGATTCCACCCTTGAACAACCACGCTTTAAAGACAAAAAGCTTGTCGAAGTAGATTTAGATACCTTTGATGAGGTGATGTCAGGTCTAGCACCGCGTGCGACCTTTCGAGTAAGCAATGACTTAAGTGATAAAGGCGGCGAATTCGCGGTTGATTTGGCATTCAATAGTATCAACGATTTTCGTCCTGAAGCGGTTGCTGATCAAATTGAGCCACTAAAGCAATTGGTACAAGCACGAGATCGTTTGGCAGATTTACGCAATAAAATATCGGCCAACGAAAAACTTGAAGACCTATTAGATGACGTGCTTAAGAACACTGAGCAAGTCAAAAAAATGGCGGAACAAAATCAAACCGACGGTGAGGATTAA
- the tssC gene encoding type VI secretion system contractile sheath large subunit, whose protein sequence is MSAQAQQNLAPDALNNDSYDLLEEIVNKSNVAKSDDEKNRAKSQIAELANEVMQGTVTLSDNLAASIDARIAQIDALISKQLTTVMHAPEFQKLESSWRGLHYLCSQTPSESMLKIRMMNTTKRELTKDFQSSIDFDQSTLFKKIYEEEFGSFGGEPYAAIVGDFEFTRQNSDMYLLEQLSHVAAASHAPFVSAASAEMFGLDSFTDIGRPRDLSKIFETAEYIRWRAFRQSEDARYVALTVPSFLGRLPYDPKDGTVVEGFNFTEEVSGNNHDDYLWVNAAYAFASRLTAAFSDYRWCAAIRGVEGGGLVEGLPVHTFKTDEGDLALKCPTEISITDRREKELSDLGFIPLVHCKNTNYAAFFGAQSVQKAKTYQNDDANANAALSTQIQYIMAVSRIAHYLKAMMRDKVGSFLAPGNVESFLNDWISRYVLLDDGASQEAKAQYPLREASVQVVEVPGKPGVYKSVVFLRPHFQLDELSVSLRLVTQLPQSSNS, encoded by the coding sequence ATGAGTGCCCAAGCCCAGCAAAATCTAGCACCTGATGCGTTAAATAATGACAGTTACGACTTACTCGAAGAAATCGTCAATAAAAGTAACGTTGCCAAGTCTGATGACGAAAAAAATCGTGCCAAGTCGCAAATTGCAGAGCTTGCCAATGAAGTCATGCAAGGCACCGTAACGTTGTCAGATAATTTGGCCGCATCGATTGACGCGCGTATTGCCCAAATTGACGCATTGATCTCCAAGCAGCTGACTACCGTCATGCACGCGCCCGAGTTTCAAAAGCTAGAGTCCAGCTGGCGTGGCTTGCATTATTTATGTAGCCAGACTCCGTCGGAATCCATGCTAAAGATTCGTATGATGAATACTACGAAGCGCGAACTGACTAAAGATTTTCAATCGTCAATTGATTTTGATCAAAGCACGCTGTTTAAGAAAATATACGAAGAAGAGTTCGGTAGCTTCGGTGGTGAACCTTATGCCGCTATCGTTGGTGACTTTGAATTTACTCGCCAAAACTCAGACATGTATCTGCTTGAGCAATTGTCTCATGTTGCGGCCGCTTCTCATGCACCTTTTGTGTCGGCGGCTTCCGCTGAAATGTTTGGTCTCGACTCCTTTACCGACATTGGTCGCCCGCGAGATTTGTCAAAGATATTTGAAACCGCTGAATATATACGCTGGCGCGCGTTCAGACAGTCAGAAGATGCGCGATATGTTGCGTTAACCGTGCCTAGCTTTTTAGGTCGTCTGCCTTACGATCCTAAAGATGGCACAGTAGTCGAAGGATTTAACTTTACCGAAGAAGTCTCTGGTAATAATCATGACGATTATCTATGGGTGAACGCAGCTTATGCGTTCGCTTCACGCTTGACGGCGGCCTTTTCTGACTATCGCTGGTGTGCTGCTATTCGCGGTGTAGAGGGTGGTGGTTTGGTTGAGGGTCTACCAGTCCATACCTTTAAGACAGATGAAGGGGATTTGGCACTTAAGTGTCCAACTGAGATATCTATTACGGATCGACGTGAGAAAGAGCTCAGTGACTTAGGGTTTATCCCATTAGTTCATTGCAAAAATACCAATTACGCTGCCTTTTTTGGGGCGCAGTCAGTACAAAAAGCCAAAACTTATCAAAACGATGATGCCAATGCCAATGCTGCGCTATCGACGCAGATCCAATACATTATGGCGGTGTCACGTATTGCCCATTACCTAAAAGCAATGATGCGCGATAAGGTAGGCAGCTTCTTAGCACCTGGTAATGTTGAGTCGTTTTTAAATGACTGGATTTCTCGTTATGTCTTGCTAGATGACGGCGCCTCACAAGAAGCAAAAGCCCAGTACCCACTGCGCGAAGCTTCTGTACAAGTTGTAGAAGTGCCGGGTAAGCCTGGTGTCTACAAGTCCGTGGTCTTTTTGAGACCACACTTTCAACTTGACGAACTGTCTGTTTCTCTGCGTCTGGTCACTCAACTGCCGCAATCTAGCAACAGCTGA
- a CDS encoding Hcp family type VI secretion system effector — protein sequence MKDIYIQFRGKYKIDGESRDSEHKGWLEVNTWDHLIRQPKSATASSVGGHTSERCEHADMTFMKDLDSTSPKLWEACSAGYTFDEIQIDFYRANGDKRVKYLEVKLKHALIASVEPTVRSEGVPIEKVGIKYAAVEWTYTQQDIDGTAKGAVTKKWSLANNTATYTA from the coding sequence ATGAAAGATATTTATATTCAGTTCCGCGGTAAATATAAAATTGATGGCGAGTCTCGTGATAGCGAGCATAAAGGTTGGCTTGAAGTAAATACTTGGGATCACTTGATCCGTCAGCCAAAATCAGCGACAGCAAGTAGCGTTGGTGGCCATACTTCTGAGCGTTGTGAGCATGCTGACATGACGTTTATGAAAGATTTGGACTCGACCAGCCCTAAACTATGGGAAGCGTGTTCTGCTGGCTATACTTTTGATGAGATCCAAATTGATTTTTATCGTGCTAACGGTGACAAACGCGTTAAATATCTTGAAGTAAAACTTAAGCATGCACTGATCGCAAGTGTCGAGCCAACGGTGCGTTCAGAAGGCGTGCCAATCGAAAAAGTCGGTATCAAATATGCTGCTGTTGAGTGGACTTACACCCAGCAAGATATCGATGGTACTGCTAAAGGCGCTGTGACTAAAAAATGGTCACTAGCCAACAACACTGCTACTTATACCGCCTAA
- the tssE gene encoding type VI secretion system baseplate subunit TssE, giving the protein MNYATNASNKEIGFRPNLFEQLFDDQPRHLSHELVVRRLNIDELKSSVARDLEALLNTRCVVSSRLQKYQHVRSSILNFGILDFVGLSSANPTDCDYICRQIAQTVEQQDTRLKNVRVSLDIGAVDVNQLCFSIEALLKVYPAQELVSFDAFFEPSSQRYLIK; this is encoded by the coding sequence ATGAATTACGCCACTAACGCCTCTAACAAAGAAATTGGATTTCGCCCAAATTTGTTCGAGCAGTTATTTGATGATCAGCCCCGTCATTTGTCGCATGAGCTCGTGGTTCGTCGTCTTAATATCGATGAGCTAAAGTCTTCGGTCGCACGAGACCTTGAAGCTTTATTGAATACGCGCTGTGTGGTGTCTAGTAGACTGCAAAAGTATCAGCATGTGCGTTCATCGATATTGAATTTTGGCATATTAGATTTTGTGGGACTCAGCAGTGCCAATCCTACTGACTGTGATTATATCTGTCGCCAAATAGCCCAAACAGTCGAGCAACAAGATACCCGGCTAAAAAACGTTCGCGTCTCGTTAGATATTGGCGCAGTTGATGTCAATCAACTGTGTTTTTCTATTGAAGCGTTATTAAAGGTTTATCCAGCACAAGAGCTGGTCAGTTTTGATGCGTTCTTTGAGCCAAGCTCTCAGCGTTACTTAATAAAATAA
- the tssF gene encoding type VI secretion system baseplate subunit TssF: protein MDSLLPYFEHELSLFNKQSKEFAKKYPKIANRLLMGRDTVDDPHIERLIQAFSLISARINKKLDDSYADFTESLLEVVYPDYLKPFPSVSIAQFNLGVQGNAMSEAVLVPKNSAFASQKINGTPCQFQSTQDVTLLPLQIDSVDFETRQEVYDNQHGLLNGCISIKFKGLNSSFDYQALLNHSLDLYIDEDASQGTSLWDLLGCDVKQTHLHGRQVNKITGSPFEIIGFDPEQQILPSHRVSNAASALLKEYFYFPEKFNFLRLNLGKVCPNLKIDSNGFEIRCYFRFDKKNTIRLKNLQQLSASSIKLFCTPVVNLFKAAAKPIQVTHRSIYYDLVPDTRALFQHEIYEVNKVIESKQNDNRLIQREYHPFYALNHYEQQDDGRYYHIKRDKDMAEFKQGFEYQIMFVEKNREDLSGAVSMSASLLCTNRDLPAQVVFGQSRGDLFSEGMTGFSSLSLLKQPTRTARFDYTGEERWRLISLISLNFLSLAAQDAELMKEYLSLYDITQSASNKLLVEGIVSVETSIEARRIQRLPQPGFVRGTLINIQINQKNFAGVSIRQFAHLLAHVFGYHASLNSFVEVSISDAITKEEIYRCQPRSGLSPLI from the coding sequence ATGGACAGTTTACTTCCTTACTTTGAGCATGAGCTTAGCCTGTTTAATAAGCAGTCAAAAGAGTTTGCCAAAAAATATCCCAAAATAGCCAATCGGTTGTTGATGGGGCGCGATACCGTCGATGATCCGCATATAGAGCGGTTGATACAGGCTTTTTCGCTGATCAGTGCACGTATCAATAAAAAATTGGACGATTCATACGCTGATTTTACTGAGTCGTTATTAGAAGTCGTTTATCCCGATTATCTCAAACCTTTTCCGTCGGTCTCTATTGCACAGTTCAATCTAGGCGTACAGGGCAATGCGATGAGCGAGGCAGTCTTAGTCCCTAAAAATAGTGCGTTCGCCAGCCAAAAAATAAACGGTACGCCTTGCCAGTTTCAGTCAACCCAAGATGTGACCTTGCTGCCGCTACAGATAGATAGCGTCGACTTTGAAACTCGTCAAGAGGTGTATGACAATCAGCATGGACTACTGAATGGCTGCATTAGTATCAAGTTTAAGGGGCTCAATTCAAGCTTTGACTATCAAGCCTTATTAAACCACTCGTTAGATTTGTATATAGACGAGGACGCCAGTCAGGGTACCAGTCTATGGGACTTGCTAGGGTGTGATGTCAAGCAAACGCATCTGCATGGTAGGCAGGTCAATAAGATTACGGGTAGTCCGTTTGAGATTATAGGCTTCGATCCTGAGCAGCAAATTCTTCCGAGCCATCGAGTGAGTAATGCTGCCTCTGCCTTATTAAAAGAATACTTCTATTTCCCTGAAAAATTCAATTTCTTACGCCTTAATCTTGGTAAGGTTTGTCCAAATTTAAAGATCGATAGCAATGGCTTTGAGATTCGCTGTTACTTTAGATTTGATAAAAAAAATACCATCCGCCTAAAGAACTTGCAGCAGCTCAGTGCCAGCAGTATCAAGCTGTTTTGTACGCCCGTTGTCAATTTATTCAAGGCGGCTGCTAAGCCTATTCAAGTGACCCATCGTTCGATCTATTACGATTTGGTGCCTGATACTCGTGCGCTGTTTCAACATGAAATCTATGAGGTTAATAAAGTCATAGAGTCGAAGCAAAACGACAATCGTTTGATACAACGTGAATATCATCCGTTTTATGCGCTCAATCACTATGAGCAGCAAGATGATGGTCGTTATTATCATATCAAACGTGATAAGGATATGGCTGAGTTCAAGCAGGGTTTTGAATATCAGATTATGTTTGTAGAAAAAAACCGCGAGGATTTATCAGGCGCGGTCAGTATGAGTGCGTCTTTATTATGTACCAATAGAGATTTGCCGGCTCAAGTAGTATTCGGTCAAAGCCGTGGCGATTTGTTTAGCGAAGGGATGACTGGCTTTAGCAGCTTATCGTTGCTAAAGCAGCCGACCAGAACGGCACGCTTCGACTATACAGGTGAGGAACGTTGGCGCTTGATATCGCTGATTAGCTTAAACTTTTTATCGCTTGCCGCCCAAGATGCTGAGCTGATGAAAGAGTATTTATCGCTGTATGATATTACGCAATCTGCCTCTAACAAACTGTTGGTTGAAGGTATTGTGTCTGTCGAAACCAGTATCGAAGCTCGACGTATTCAGCGCTTGCCACAGCCTGGTTTTGTGCGCGGTACACTGATCAATATTCAAATCAACCAAAAGAATTTTGCTGGAGTGAGTATCCGCCAGTTTGCCCATTTATTGGCGCATGTGTTTGGCTATCACGCCAGCTTAAATAGCTTTGTTGAAGTGTCCATTAGTGATGCCATTACTAAAGAGGAGATATACAGATGTCAGCCACGCAGCGGTCTCAGTCCTCTTATTTAA